One window of the bacterium genome contains the following:
- the gatB gene encoding Asp-tRNA(Asn)/Glu-tRNA(Gln) amidotransferase subunit GatB, which translates to MEPGWEAVIGLEVHAQLKTSAKLFSSAPHAFGAEPNTQTTEVDLGMPGVLPVLNEKAVELAVRAALGLGCEIQPFSVFARKHYFYPDLPKGYQISQYEQPYSLGGAVPIELDGEAGSIALTRIHMEEDAAKSIHDDAITGGGVTHVNLNRAGTPLIEIVSEPDIRTSKEAGAYLRSLRSILRYLDVSFADMEKGQFRCDANVSVRRKGETRLGTKVELKNINSFKFVEKAIDYEIERQIEVIEDGGEIVQETRNWDDRAGESRPQRSKENADDYRYFPDPDLPPLKIDPEFLAEQKLLLPELPHVKRARYASEFGLSAQDAALLTEDREVAEFFEQTAALHSDAKSLANWLIRSLLSLLSEKGGELNELALTPRHMADLLKLIDEGKLTAASAREVFAETAQTGAAPEAVMEARGLEAVSDSGELEALARGVIEANPKQAEQFRAGEAKLLNFFLGKIMKESQGKADPAAVREILSRLLAD; encoded by the coding sequence GTGGAACCAGGCTGGGAAGCAGTGATCGGTCTCGAGGTGCACGCGCAGCTCAAGACGAGCGCCAAGTTGTTCAGTTCAGCGCCGCACGCGTTTGGCGCCGAGCCCAATACCCAGACGACCGAGGTCGACCTGGGCATGCCGGGCGTCCTGCCCGTGCTCAACGAGAAGGCGGTCGAACTCGCGGTGCGCGCCGCGCTCGGCCTGGGCTGTGAGATTCAGCCGTTCTCGGTATTCGCTCGCAAACACTACTTCTATCCCGATCTCCCGAAGGGCTACCAGATTTCGCAGTACGAACAGCCGTACTCTCTGGGTGGCGCGGTGCCCATAGAACTCGACGGGGAAGCGGGCAGTATCGCGCTCACGCGTATTCACATGGAGGAAGATGCGGCCAAGAGCATCCACGACGACGCGATCACCGGCGGCGGGGTGACCCACGTCAATCTCAATCGCGCCGGTACGCCTCTGATCGAGATCGTGTCGGAGCCGGATATTCGCACTTCGAAGGAAGCCGGGGCGTATCTGCGCAGTTTGCGCTCGATTCTCCGCTATCTGGATGTGAGTTTCGCTGACATGGAGAAGGGGCAGTTTCGCTGCGACGCCAATGTCTCGGTGCGACGCAAGGGCGAAACGAGGCTCGGTACCAAGGTCGAGTTGAAGAACATCAACTCGTTCAAGTTCGTCGAGAAGGCCATCGACTACGAGATCGAACGGCAGATCGAAGTGATCGAAGACGGCGGAGAGATCGTTCAGGAGACGCGCAACTGGGACGATCGTGCGGGCGAGAGTCGGCCGCAACGCAGCAAGGAGAACGCCGACGACTATCGCTATTTCCCGGATCCCGACCTGCCACCGCTAAAGATCGATCCGGAATTCCTCGCCGAGCAGAAGCTCCTCTTGCCCGAACTGCCGCACGTGAAGCGCGCGCGATACGCTTCGGAGTTCGGACTCTCGGCGCAAGACGCCGCACTGCTCACCGAGGATCGCGAGGTGGCCGAGTTCTTCGAGCAGACGGCCGCGCTGCACAGTGATGCGAAGTCGCTCGCGAACTGGCTCATCCGCAGTCTTCTGAGCCTGCTCTCCGAAAAGGGCGGGGAACTCAACGAGCTCGCGCTCACGCCGAGGCATATGGCCGATCTCTTGAAATTGATCGACGAGGGCAAACTCACCGCTGCGAGCGCGCGCGAAGTATTCGCGGAAACTGCACAGACCGGCGCTGCGCCGGAGGCGGTCATGGAGGCGCGCGGCCTTGAAGCCGTCTCGGACTCCGGAGAACTCGAGGCGCTCGCGCGCGGCGTGATCGAGGCGAATCCGAAGCAGGCAGAGCAGTTCCGCGCCGGTGAAGCCAAGCTGCTGAACTTCTTCCTGGGCAAGATCATGAAGGAGTCGCAGGGCAAGGCCGATCCCGCTGCGGTGCGCGAGATTCTCTCGCGCCTGCTCGCTGATTGA
- a CDS encoding HAD family hydrolase, which yields MSKITTELPRRGDLDALFLDAGNTLMSMDFSWISGELAKLGHPVPGERIARNEARIRPSISKQLLEDTSTESRDFFHQYLTLILEPLIAVTGEQAREVIDVLAPRLKPEGTSERLWSAVLPGIPESLEQLRASGLKLVVVSNADGTIERNIQNSGLREFFDAVVDSHVVGSEKPDPGIFLHALEAVQVSPTRTLHAGDIYAADVVGARAAGVHPVLLDPYEDWGELDCPKVLNVPDLTRRLLA from the coding sequence ATGTCGAAGATCACGACGGAACTCCCGAGGCGTGGAGATCTCGACGCGCTCTTCCTCGACGCGGGCAATACACTCATGTCGATGGACTTCTCGTGGATTTCCGGCGAACTGGCGAAACTCGGCCATCCGGTACCCGGCGAGCGCATCGCGCGCAACGAAGCACGCATCCGGCCGAGTATTTCGAAGCAACTCCTGGAAGATACCTCCACCGAGAGCCGCGACTTCTTCCACCAGTATCTGACGCTGATCCTCGAACCCCTGATCGCGGTGACCGGAGAACAGGCGCGCGAAGTCATCGATGTACTCGCCCCACGACTGAAGCCCGAAGGCACGAGCGAGCGCCTCTGGTCGGCCGTGTTACCGGGAATACCAGAGAGCCTGGAGCAGTTGCGGGCGTCCGGGTTGAAGCTCGTGGTCGTGAGCAACGCGGACGGCACCATCGAGCGGAACATCCAGAACAGTGGACTCCGGGAGTTCTTCGATGCTGTGGTGGATTCGCACGTGGTCGGATCGGAGAAACCCGATCCGGGCATCTTCTTGCACGCACTCGAGGCCGTGCAGGTCTCCCCGACCCGGACGCTGCACGCCGGTGATATCTACGCTGCAGACGTCGTCGGGGCGCGGGCTGCAGGCGTGCACCCCGTCCTGCTCGACCCCTACGAAGACTGGGGCGAACTCGACTGCCCCAAGGTCCTGAACGTACCCGATCTGACCCGCAGGCTACTCGCCTAG
- a CDS encoding leucine--tRNA ligase, which produces MAYEPRKIELKWQSYWLEHKTFKTEIDPSRPKFYVLDMFPYPSGDGLHVGHPKGYVATDVYARYKRMRGFNVLHPMGWDAFGLPAEQHAVRTGQHPRITTGQNVSRFKEQLMALGLSYDWDREIDTTDPTYVRWTQWIFQQLFERGLAYEAEIPVNWCQGLGTVLANEEVRDGRSEIGGYPVTRVPLKQWMLKITAYAQRLIDDLEEVDWPDHIKKMQRDWIGRSEGARVFFPLPDHPDESIEVFTTRPDTLFGATYMVLAPEHPLVGRVTTDEQRAAVEAYVESTARKSERSRIADLKQKTGVFTGAYATNPVNDEKIPVWIADYVLISYGTGAIMAVPGQDGRDWDFAEAFDLPIIRTVEPSEGFDGKAFLGDGPAINSGFLNGLKVVEAKKKTIEWLEERGCGEGTVTYKLRDWLFSRQRYWGEPFPVLHLEDGSLKLVPDDQLPVQLPELDDFKPSGDFQPPLARVSDWVNTTDPDTGQPARRDANTMPQWAGSCWYFLRFCDPDNVGSAISKEAEKYWMPVDLYVGGAEHAVLHLLYSRFWHKVLYDLGVVSTKEPFQKLLNPGMIQGKSYRYYSDPESDTPKYYTAADVRFEGETPLHIGSGQQLQEEWVEPDSVRWVAGRPVAPTIDIDLEEVVEKMSKSRGNVVNPDDVIAEYGTDAMRLYEMFIGPLAKAAPWSTEGMPGVFRFLQRVHRLICDERNEDVVRELPDGEGTEAQRRLLAETIERVTKDCEELSFNTALSALMVFVRDIEKEAVIPRSTAEALLLLLAPLAPHLSEELWSRLGHSETLTYEAWPQADADALARDEVEISVQVKGKMRGRIVVPADADEDTVREIALAVENVSKFVGDGPLRRVIYVPGRLINLVP; this is translated from the coding sequence ATGGCGTACGAGCCGCGCAAGATCGAACTCAAATGGCAGAGCTACTGGCTCGAGCACAAGACCTTCAAGACGGAGATCGATCCGTCCAGGCCCAAGTTCTACGTGCTCGACATGTTCCCGTATCCCTCGGGCGATGGATTGCACGTCGGCCATCCGAAGGGGTACGTCGCGACCGACGTATACGCGCGCTACAAGCGCATGCGCGGTTTCAATGTCTTGCATCCAATGGGATGGGACGCGTTTGGTCTGCCGGCCGAGCAGCACGCCGTGCGTACGGGCCAACATCCCCGGATCACCACCGGGCAGAACGTCTCGCGCTTCAAAGAGCAGCTGATGGCGCTCGGGCTGAGCTACGACTGGGATCGCGAGATCGACACGACCGATCCCACCTACGTGCGCTGGACGCAGTGGATCTTCCAGCAGCTCTTCGAGCGCGGTCTGGCGTATGAGGCCGAGATCCCGGTCAACTGGTGTCAGGGACTGGGCACGGTGCTGGCCAACGAAGAGGTGCGTGACGGTCGCAGCGAAATCGGCGGCTATCCGGTCACGCGCGTTCCGCTCAAGCAGTGGATGCTCAAGATCACCGCCTATGCGCAACGTCTGATCGACGATCTGGAAGAAGTCGATTGGCCCGATCACATCAAGAAGATGCAGCGCGATTGGATCGGTCGTTCCGAAGGCGCGCGGGTCTTCTTCCCGCTGCCAGATCACCCGGATGAGTCGATCGAAGTGTTCACGACCCGACCCGATACGCTGTTCGGCGCCACGTATATGGTCCTGGCTCCCGAGCATCCATTGGTCGGTCGCGTAACGACGGACGAACAACGCGCGGCAGTCGAAGCGTACGTGGAGTCGACGGCGCGCAAGAGCGAGCGGTCGCGCATCGCCGATCTCAAGCAGAAGACGGGCGTGTTCACCGGCGCCTATGCGACCAATCCCGTCAACGACGAAAAGATTCCCGTCTGGATCGCGGATTACGTGCTGATCTCCTACGGAACGGGCGCCATCATGGCCGTACCCGGACAGGACGGGCGCGACTGGGATTTCGCCGAAGCCTTCGATCTTCCGATCATTCGCACCGTCGAGCCGAGCGAGGGTTTTGACGGCAAGGCTTTCCTGGGCGATGGACCGGCGATCAACTCGGGCTTCCTCAACGGGCTGAAGGTCGTCGAGGCCAAGAAGAAGACGATCGAGTGGCTCGAAGAGCGAGGTTGCGGCGAGGGGACGGTCACCTACAAGCTGCGCGATTGGCTCTTCAGTCGGCAGCGCTACTGGGGCGAACCATTCCCCGTCCTCCACCTGGAAGACGGCAGCCTGAAGCTGGTTCCCGACGATCAATTGCCGGTGCAGCTTCCCGAGCTCGACGACTTCAAGCCCAGTGGCGATTTTCAGCCGCCGCTGGCGCGAGTGAGCGACTGGGTCAACACGACCGACCCCGACACCGGCCAGCCCGCCCGACGCGATGCCAACACCATGCCGCAATGGGCGGGAAGCTGTTGGTACTTCCTGCGCTTCTGCGATCCCGACAATGTGGGATCGGCGATTTCCAAAGAAGCCGAGAAGTACTGGATGCCCGTCGATCTGTACGTGGGCGGTGCCGAGCACGCGGTATTGCATCTTCTGTATTCGCGCTTCTGGCACAAGGTGCTCTACGACCTGGGTGTGGTCTCCACGAAAGAACCGTTCCAGAAGCTTCTGAACCCCGGGATGATTCAGGGCAAGAGCTACCGCTACTACAGCGATCCCGAAAGCGACACACCGAAGTACTACACGGCGGCGGACGTGCGCTTCGAAGGCGAAACACCCCTGCACATCGGCTCGGGACAGCAGTTGCAGGAAGAGTGGGTCGAGCCGGATTCCGTGCGTTGGGTGGCGGGCCGGCCGGTGGCTCCGACGATCGACATCGATCTCGAAGAGGTCGTGGAGAAGATGTCCAAGAGTCGTGGCAACGTCGTCAATCCCGATGACGTGATCGCCGAGTACGGCACCGACGCCATGCGCCTGTACGAAATGTTCATCGGCCCGCTGGCGAAAGCCGCACCCTGGTCGACCGAGGGCATGCCCGGCGTGTTTCGTTTCCTGCAGCGGGTGCACCGCCTGATCTGTGACGAGCGCAACGAAGACGTCGTGCGCGAACTGCCGGACGGTGAAGGCACCGAGGCCCAGCGACGCCTGCTGGCGGAGACGATCGAGCGCGTGACGAAAGACTGCGAAGAACTGAGTTTCAACACGGCGCTCTCCGCCTTGATGGTATTTGTGCGCGACATCGAGAAGGAGGCTGTGATCCCCCGCTCGACAGCCGAGGCCCTGTTGCTCCTTCTGGCGCCACTGGCACCGCATCTGAGCGAAGAACTCTGGAGTCGCCTCGGTCACTCGGAGACTCTCACCTACGAAGCCTGGCCTCAGGCCGATGCCGACGCATTGGCCCGGGATGAAGTCGAGATCAGCGTGCAGGTCAAGGGGAAGATGCGGGGGCGCATCGTGGTACCGGCAGACGCGGACGAAGACACCGTTCGCGAGATCGCGCTGGCCGTCGAGAACGTGTCCAAATTCGTGGGCGACGGACCGCTGCGACGCGTGATCTATGTTCCCGGACGCCTGATCAATCTCGTACCTTGA
- a CDS encoding sulfurtransferase: MGNRERKIGVGARPARQKPLSVKRLLVDNRSMSQPDSPPEIPVPLLVSSVWLAQHLGEPDLRIVDASWYLPAAERDPQAEFAAGHIPGAVHLDLSSDLADPDAPVRNTLASPEALGARFARAGIGTEHHVVVYDRLGGFSAGRVWWSLRCAGHRRTSLLDGGLQAWTLDEQPLSDRAAEHAPGKFEVDPQPQLLSDLSQVLESLPDRSLQIVDARSAARFRGEGPEPARHRGHIPGSLNVPYNANLQADPPRFKDPESLRQTYERAGVRFDRPIVTTCGSGVTASLNAFVLTLLGHRDVSVYDGSWAEWGNRDDVPVARDRE; encoded by the coding sequence ATGGGCAATCGCGAGCGGAAAATCGGCGTGGGCGCGCGCCCGGCCAGACAGAAACCCCTTTCGGTCAAGCGACTCCTGGTCGACAATCGGAGCATGTCGCAGCCCGACAGTCCGCCCGAAATCCCCGTCCCGCTCCTCGTCTCATCCGTGTGGCTGGCGCAACACCTCGGCGAACCCGATCTGCGCATCGTAGATGCGAGCTGGTATCTGCCCGCCGCAGAGCGCGACCCGCAAGCGGAATTCGCCGCCGGACATATCCCGGGAGCCGTCCATCTGGACCTCTCGAGCGACCTGGCCGATCCCGATGCACCGGTCCGCAATACCCTGGCCAGCCCGGAGGCGCTGGGAGCGCGCTTTGCGCGGGCCGGAATCGGCACCGAGCACCATGTGGTCGTCTACGACCGACTGGGCGGATTCTCCGCGGGTAGAGTCTGGTGGAGCCTGCGCTGCGCGGGTCACCGACGCACCTCACTGCTCGACGGCGGATTGCAGGCGTGGACTCTCGATGAACAGCCGCTGAGCGATCGCGCAGCGGAGCACGCGCCCGGAAAATTCGAAGTCGACCCGCAGCCGCAGCTATTGAGCGATCTATCGCAGGTGTTGGAATCCCTGCCCGATCGCAGCCTGCAGATCGTCGATGCGCGTTCGGCGGCGCGTTTCCGCGGCGAAGGCCCCGAACCCGCCCGGCACCGGGGACATATTCCCGGTTCGCTCAACGTGCCCTACAACGCCAATCTGCAAGCAGATCCGCCGAGGTTCAAAGACCCGGAATCTCTGCGCCAGACCTACGAGCGCGCCGGTGTTCGCTTCGATCGTCCAATTGTCACGACCTGCGGTTCCGGCGTGACGGCCTCTCTCAACGCCTTCGTGCTGACGCTTCTGGGGCACCGGGACGTCTCGGTCTACGATGGCTCGTGGGCGGAGTGGGGAAACCGAGACGACGTTCCGGTTGCTCGGGATCGGGAGTAG
- the rimO gene encoding 30S ribosomal protein S12 methylthiotransferase RimO, with protein sequence MSPMKPAPAKALVYFRTLGCPKNQVDTEVMLGSTALGDYAIAERLEDADVAVVNTCSFIQSAREESIEAILDLADLREEGQLRGLIVTGCLPQRYGQELARELPEVDSFVGTGQFQGIVQILDEVLEGRSRGVYVDAGQTYLYDEDSPRLIIGGQHSAYVKVAEGCDRACAFCAIPEIRGPFQSRTLESVIAEARTLGREGAGEINVISQDTCSWGKDLYGRPRLHELIRALDAVEELDWVRLLYLYPTAVSDEVIEAIAGASRVLPYIDMPLQHASDNLLKAMKRGVTADRQRALIHKLRERIPNALLRSTFIVGFPGETDADFDALCDLLREARFERVGAFRYSDEEGTPAADFAEKVPREVAIERHRHLMALQQDIMRESLKKQVGSNERVLIDSSSTGTSIGRIWSQAPEVDGVVFLKSAAPRGEFVDARITGVRDLDLEAELL encoded by the coding sequence GTGTCTCCGATGAAGCCCGCCCCTGCCAAAGCACTGGTCTATTTTCGCACCTTGGGTTGCCCCAAGAACCAGGTCGATACCGAGGTGATGCTCGGCTCGACGGCCCTGGGGGATTACGCGATTGCCGAGCGCCTCGAAGACGCCGACGTCGCCGTGGTCAATACCTGCTCGTTCATCCAGAGTGCGCGAGAGGAGTCGATCGAAGCGATTCTGGATCTCGCAGACTTGCGAGAAGAGGGTCAGCTTCGCGGCCTGATCGTGACAGGCTGTCTGCCTCAGCGTTACGGACAGGAACTGGCGCGCGAACTTCCCGAGGTCGATTCCTTCGTAGGGACCGGCCAGTTCCAGGGAATCGTGCAGATACTCGACGAAGTGCTCGAAGGCCGCTCGCGCGGAGTCTACGTGGATGCGGGCCAGACATATCTGTATGACGAAGACAGCCCGCGCCTGATCATCGGTGGTCAGCACAGCGCGTATGTGAAGGTCGCAGAAGGATGCGATCGTGCCTGTGCTTTCTGCGCGATTCCGGAAATTCGCGGACCTTTCCAGAGTCGCACGTTGGAGTCCGTGATCGCCGAGGCGCGAACCCTGGGTCGCGAGGGTGCGGGCGAGATCAATGTGATTTCTCAGGACACGTGTTCCTGGGGCAAGGACCTCTACGGCCGACCGCGTCTGCACGAATTGATTCGCGCCCTCGATGCAGTGGAGGAACTCGACTGGGTTCGTCTGCTCTATCTGTATCCGACGGCGGTGAGTGACGAAGTGATCGAAGCGATTGCCGGGGCCAGTCGCGTTCTGCCGTATATCGACATGCCCCTACAGCACGCCAGCGACAATCTGCTCAAGGCGATGAAGCGCGGTGTGACCGCGGATCGCCAACGCGCGCTGATTCACAAGTTGCGCGAGCGTATCCCCAACGCGCTGCTGCGTTCGACCTTCATCGTGGGTTTTCCCGGCGAAACCGATGCGGACTTCGACGCTCTGTGCGATCTCCTGCGCGAAGCGCGTTTTGAACGCGTCGGTGCGTTCCGTTATTCCGATGAAGAAGGCACGCCCGCTGCCGATTTTGCCGAGAAGGTGCCGCGCGAAGTCGCGATCGAGCGGCATCGCCACCTCATGGCCCTGCAACAGGACATCATGCGTGAGAGCCTGAAGAAACAGGTGGGCAGCAACGAGCGAGTGCTGATCGACAGCAGTTCTACGGGTACTTCGATCGGCCGCATCTGGTCGCAAGCACCCGAAGTCGACGGTGTGGTGTTCCTGAAATCCGCCGCCCCGCGCGGCGAGTTCGTGGATGCTCGCATAACGGGTGTGCGCGACCTCGACCTCGAGGCGGAGTTGCTCTAG
- a CDS encoding rhomboid family intramembrane serine protease, whose product MIPLKDSITSRRFPIVNYAMIGLCTLAFYMEFSAGAGLDELLHEHALIPARFVSLGERIGYWHFSVFAPFFSSMFLHAGFLHFAGNMLFLWIFGDNVEDHMGHLGYLAFYLLGGGFAGLAHVISSPASVVPTIGASGAIAAVMGAYVVLYPRARIVSLVIIFFYIRTISVPAVVYLGLWFLMQILKGSASSGAPDDGGVAWWAHTGGFAFGLILVSLLGVRGSAASGRPG is encoded by the coding sequence GTGATCCCGCTCAAGGACAGCATCACCTCGCGGCGCTTTCCGATCGTCAACTACGCGATGATCGGCCTGTGCACACTGGCGTTCTACATGGAGTTCTCCGCCGGAGCCGGTCTCGACGAACTTCTGCACGAGCACGCGCTGATCCCGGCGCGTTTCGTGAGTCTGGGCGAACGAATCGGCTACTGGCACTTCAGCGTTTTCGCTCCGTTTTTCAGCTCGATGTTTCTACACGCGGGCTTCCTGCACTTTGCGGGAAACATGCTCTTCCTCTGGATCTTCGGCGACAACGTCGAGGACCATATGGGGCACCTGGGCTATCTGGCCTTTTATCTGCTCGGCGGCGGCTTCGCCGGACTCGCCCACGTGATCTCGAGCCCGGCTTCCGTGGTTCCCACAATCGGCGCCAGCGGTGCGATCGCCGCGGTCATGGGCGCTTACGTAGTGCTCTATCCGCGCGCGCGCATCGTTTCGCTGGTCATCATCTTCTTCTACATCCGCACGATCTCCGTTCCCGCCGTCGTGTACCTGGGTCTGTGGTTCCTCATGCAGATCCTGAAGGGATCGGCCAGCTCGGGCGCACCCGACGACGGCGGCGTCGCATGGTGGGCACACACGGGAGGTTTCGCATTCGGCTTGATCCTGGTGAGCCTGCTAGGCGTTCGAGGCTCGGCGGCCTCGGGTCGACCGGGATGA
- a CDS encoding glycosyltransferase, translated as MKSKLLFVIPTLELGGAERVIALLLKHLPRERFDLHLALVERKGAFLADLPDHIELHDLQARRVRYALIPLLRLVRSLKPDVVLPNLGYLNLALLILKPLLPRDTRVVLQEHTTVSAEVAERSNKPIWRTAYRLLYPRADEIISCSNAISDDLVSHFGVRREKLRLIRNPIDTDRIEAALSNETSPYTGPGPHILGAGRLGYEKGYDRLVDAFAIVARNLPTAQLWIVGEGAERAALEVQIEGLGLSERVHLPGYTADPFAWMRHADVFAQSSRREGLPVAVLEAVACGARVVAFDSAGGTGEIVGPLEGCILVPDGDLQGFANAIESLAVPEKSTRPELPEEFRLETVVRDFTRVLE; from the coding sequence GTGAAGTCCAAACTCCTCTTCGTAATTCCGACGCTCGAACTCGGCGGCGCCGAGCGCGTCATTGCGCTTTTGCTCAAACACCTGCCGCGAGAGCGCTTCGACTTGCACCTGGCTCTGGTCGAACGCAAGGGCGCGTTCCTGGCCGATCTGCCCGATCACATCGAACTACACGACCTACAGGCCCGGCGCGTGCGTTACGCGCTTATTCCGTTGCTCAGGCTGGTTCGCAGTCTGAAGCCCGACGTCGTGTTGCCCAACCTCGGCTATCTGAACCTGGCTCTGCTCATTCTCAAACCCCTGCTTCCGCGCGACACGCGCGTCGTGCTTCAGGAGCACACCACTGTTTCAGCCGAGGTCGCAGAGCGCTCCAACAAGCCGATCTGGCGCACGGCTTATCGTTTGCTCTACCCCCGCGCCGACGAGATCATCAGCTGTTCGAATGCGATCAGCGACGATCTGGTGTCCCACTTCGGTGTCCGGCGTGAGAAGCTGCGCTTGATCCGCAACCCGATCGATACAGATCGAATCGAAGCTGCGCTGTCCAATGAAACCTCGCCCTACACGGGTCCGGGGCCGCATATCCTGGGGGCGGGGCGGCTCGGATACGAGAAGGGCTACGACCGCCTCGTCGATGCGTTCGCGATCGTGGCGCGCAATCTGCCGACTGCGCAGTTGTGGATCGTCGGTGAGGGTGCGGAACGAGCGGCGCTCGAGGTGCAGATCGAAGGTCTCGGACTGAGCGAGCGGGTTCACCTGCCCGGTTACACCGCTGATCCTTTCGCCTGGATGCGGCACGCCGATGTTTTTGCCCAGAGTTCGCGGCGCGAAGGCCTGCCGGTGGCGGTGCTCGAAGCCGTGGCCTGCGGGGCCCGGGTGGTGGCTTTCGATTCGGCCGGCGGTACCGGCGAGATCGTCGGCCCGCTGGAGGGTTGCATCCTCGTACCCGATGGTGACCTGCAGGGCTTCGCAAACGCCATCGAAAGCCTCGCAGTTCCCGAAAAGAGCACCCGACCGGAACTGCCCGAGGAGTTCCGACTGGAAACCGTCGTGCGCGATTTCACCCGTGTTCTGGAGTGA